The following proteins are co-located in the Echinicola sp. 20G genome:
- the thiS gene encoding sulfur carrier protein ThiS — MNILLNGEPMVHSEGELTLSSLLAAHLIHGGRGVAVAVNHEVIPKSQWDVFQLKENDNILIIKATQGG; from the coding sequence ATGAATATTCTCCTCAATGGTGAACCTATGGTTCATTCAGAAGGGGAACTCACTTTATCCAGCCTTTTGGCGGCTCACCTTATCCATGGAGGTCGGGGAGTAGCTGTGGCTGTCAATCATGAAGTGATCCCCAAGTCACAATGGGATGTTTTTCAATTAAAAGAAAATGACAATATCCTTATCATTAAAGCTACTCAAGGTGGTTAG
- the thiC gene encoding phosphomethylpyrimidine synthase ThiC, with protein MKSLSQENISHYITTDPFPNSKKVYVKGEIHPIEVAMREIKLNDTVSHLDRHQTVESNDPVTVYDTSGPYTDPNIEIDVKKGLPKLREEWIKSTGDVYQLEKLSSEYGQRRLENPALEKYRFDLVNAPLRAKAGKNVSQMHYAKKGVITPEMEYIAIRENQRILEQKALTKQHPGESFGANTPRNYITPEFVRKEVAEGRAVIPANINHPEAEPMIIGRNFLVKINANIGNSAIGSSIEEEVEKAVWACRWGADTIMDLSTGKNIHETREWILRNSPVPIGTVPIYQALEKVNGKAEDLNWELFRDTLIEQAEQGVDYFTIHAGVLLRYVPLTAKRVTGIVSRGGSIMAKWCLAHHKENFLYTHFEEICEIMKAYNVTFSLGDGLRPGSIADANDAAQFAELETLGELTKIAWKHDVQTIIEGPGHIPMHMIKENMDKQLVECGEAPFYTLGPLTTDIAPGYDHITSGIGAAMIGWYGCAMLCYVTPKEHLGLPDKKDVKDGVITYKIAAHAADLAKGHPGAQHRDDALSKARFEFRWEDQFNLSLDPDTARSFHDETLPADGAKVAHFCSMCGPNFCSMKITQDVRDFADQNGLGDIEAIEKGLQQKANEFSEKGGEIYLNE; from the coding sequence ATGAAATCTCTTAGCCAAGAAAACATCAGTCACTATATTACTACTGACCCTTTCCCTAATTCCAAAAAGGTATATGTTAAAGGGGAAATTCACCCCATTGAGGTAGCCATGAGGGAAATCAAATTGAACGACACGGTATCCCACCTCGATAGGCATCAGACGGTAGAATCCAATGATCCAGTAACAGTCTATGATACCAGTGGACCATACACTGATCCTAACATTGAAATTGATGTAAAGAAAGGCCTGCCAAAACTGAGAGAAGAATGGATCAAATCTACAGGAGATGTTTACCAATTGGAAAAATTATCCTCCGAATATGGGCAAAGAAGATTGGAAAATCCTGCTTTAGAAAAGTATCGATTTGACTTGGTCAATGCCCCATTGAGAGCCAAAGCAGGCAAAAATGTTAGCCAAATGCATTATGCCAAAAAGGGTGTCATTACGCCTGAAATGGAATACATTGCAATCAGAGAAAATCAGCGTATCCTTGAACAGAAAGCTTTGACCAAACAGCATCCCGGGGAAAGCTTTGGGGCCAATACTCCGAGAAACTACATTACGCCCGAATTTGTCAGGAAAGAAGTAGCTGAAGGCCGTGCTGTTATCCCAGCGAATATCAACCATCCTGAGGCAGAGCCAATGATTATTGGTAGAAATTTTTTGGTAAAGATCAATGCTAATATTGGCAATTCAGCCATTGGCTCAAGCATAGAGGAGGAAGTAGAAAAAGCCGTTTGGGCATGCAGATGGGGGGCAGATACTATTATGGACCTTTCTACAGGAAAAAATATTCATGAAACCCGGGAATGGATCTTAAGGAACAGCCCCGTTCCTATTGGAACAGTTCCCATTTACCAAGCCTTGGAAAAGGTAAATGGCAAAGCAGAGGACCTGAATTGGGAATTGTTCAGGGATACGCTGATCGAACAAGCAGAACAAGGGGTAGATTATTTCACCATTCATGCAGGAGTACTCTTGAGGTATGTGCCTTTGACGGCGAAAAGAGTTACAGGTATCGTGTCACGGGGAGGATCCATTATGGCTAAATGGTGCCTTGCCCATCATAAAGAGAATTTCCTATATACTCATTTTGAAGAAATTTGTGAGATTATGAAAGCCTATAACGTCACTTTTTCTCTTGGAGACGGGCTTAGGCCAGGTTCCATTGCGGATGCCAATGATGCAGCTCAATTTGCAGAGTTAGAAACTTTGGGGGAGCTGACCAAAATAGCATGGAAACATGATGTACAAACCATTATTGAAGGACCAGGGCATATTCCAATGCATATGATCAAGGAAAATATGGACAAACAACTGGTAGAGTGTGGAGAAGCACCTTTCTATACGCTTGGTCCACTTACCACGGACATCGCTCCTGGTTATGACCACATTACATCAGGAATAGGAGCTGCAATGATTGGTTGGTATGGCTGTGCCATGCTCTGCTACGTAACTCCTAAAGAGCATTTGGGATTGCCAGATAAAAAAGATGTCAAGGATGGCGTGATAACTTATAAAATTGCTGCTCATGCTGCTGACTTGGCCAAAGGGCATCCAGGTGCACAACACCGTGATGATGCACTAAGCAAGGCAAGGTTTGAATTCAGATGGGAAGATCAATTTAACCTTTCCCTTGACCCAGATACTGCTAGATCATTTCATGACGAGACATTACCAGCAGATGGAGCTAAAGTAGCCCATTTCTGTAGCATGTGCGGCCCGAATTTCTGTTCAATGAAGATCACTCAGGATGTCAGGGATTTTGCCGACCAAAATGGATTGGGAGATATAGAAGCAATAGAAAAAGGTTTGCAACAAAAGGCAAATGAGTTTTCAGAAAAAGGAGGAGAAATCTACCTCAATGAATAA
- a CDS encoding thiamine phosphate synthase codes for MEFILITDPGQVNEEVKSLIQFIDQGLTKLHIRKPEWPPEQIKTLINDIPFQYHQQISLHGNVSLAEELGIGFCHFKSHQNIVNTHLKKSKSFHHLDELLDPLNDKLDYGFFSPVYDSVSKRNYGPLLSKEAMTSWLKLNKLSFSLIALGGILPSKVLEVKNMGFDGVAVLGAIWKHHSTKDRFKEFLNFKKAIHDVQQ; via the coding sequence ATGGAATTTATCCTTATCACCGATCCCGGACAAGTCAATGAAGAAGTGAAATCCCTGATCCAATTTATAGATCAGGGATTGACCAAATTACATATTCGCAAACCCGAATGGCCACCTGAACAAATAAAGACGTTGATTAATGATATTCCATTCCAATATCATCAGCAAATTAGTTTACATGGAAATGTATCCTTGGCTGAAGAACTGGGTATTGGATTTTGTCATTTCAAAAGCCACCAGAACATTGTGAATACGCATTTAAAGAAAAGTAAGTCTTTTCATCATTTGGATGAACTATTGGATCCACTAAATGACAAATTGGATTATGGCTTTTTCAGTCCCGTTTATGATAGTGTTTCCAAAAGAAATTATGGACCGCTGCTTTCAAAGGAAGCAATGACCTCTTGGCTTAAGTTGAACAAGTTGAGTTTCTCGTTGATCGCCTTAGGAGGGATTTTGCCGTCAAAAGTTCTTGAAGTTAAAAACATGGGCTTTGATGGAGTGGCTGTTCTAGGAGCAATTTGGAAACATCATTCGACAAAGGATCGATTTAAAGAGTTCTTAAATTTTAAAAAGGCAATTCATGATGTACAACAATAA
- a CDS encoding thiamine phosphate synthase: MMYNNKISPFQYITPNLNHPDDYLNDIERKCDLGIKWIQLRMKGFPKSVILKTAFLAKTISEKYDCTLIINDHPEIAKKSGAAGVHVGKEDQQVLDIRERFGSELLIGATANTLEDILAVKDQVDYIGLGPFQFTSTKKKLSPILGLEGYQFILEQLRFQNIDIPIIGIGGIKANDLMDLRSCGLYGVAVSGLINDTKEPEEIIQKINKTFDYADYSR, encoded by the coding sequence ATGATGTACAACAATAAAATCAGCCCATTTCAATATATCACGCCCAATCTGAACCATCCCGACGATTATCTAAATGATATTGAAAGAAAATGCGATTTGGGTATTAAGTGGATACAACTTAGGATGAAAGGTTTTCCCAAATCAGTTATCCTGAAGACTGCATTCTTGGCTAAAACAATAAGTGAAAAGTACGATTGTACATTGATCATTAATGACCATCCGGAAATTGCCAAAAAATCAGGTGCAGCGGGTGTTCATGTTGGCAAAGAAGATCAACAAGTATTAGACATTAGAGAAAGATTTGGTTCCGAGTTGCTTATTGGGGCAACGGCCAATACTTTGGAAGACATCCTTGCTGTAAAAGACCAAGTTGATTATATCGGACTAGGGCCCTTTCAATTTACTTCTACCAAAAAGAAGTTGAGTCCTATATTGGGCTTGGAAGGCTATCAATTCATATTAGAACAATTAAGATTTCAAAATATAGATATTCCTATCATAGGTATTGGTGGGATCAAAGCCAATGATTTAATGGATTTAAGATCATGCGGTCTGTATGGAGTGGCTGTTTCAGGTTTAATAAATGACACCAAAGAGCCAGAAGAAATCATTCAAAAAATCAATAAAACTTTCGATTATGCTGACTATAGCAGATAA
- a CDS encoding thiazole synthase, protein MLTIADKIFSSRLFTGTGKFPSYPLMKEALEVSESELVTVALRRVDIKNEQDHMLDHLAHERINILPNTSGVRTAKEAVFAAQLAAEAMETNWIKLEIHPDPRYLMPDPIETLKATEELAKKGFVVLPYIHADPVLCKRLEEVGASAVMPLGSPIGSNNGLKTLDFLKIIIEQSTVPVIVDAGLGVPSHAAQAMEIGADAVLVNTAIAVAGDPVGMAKAFKLAVEAGRLAYECGPGAPTLKANSSSPLTEFLSYE, encoded by the coding sequence ATGCTGACTATAGCAGATAAGATATTTTCATCAAGACTCTTTACCGGAACAGGTAAGTTTCCCAGTTATCCTTTAATGAAGGAAGCTTTGGAGGTTTCAGAATCTGAACTGGTAACGGTAGCTTTAAGAAGGGTAGACATAAAAAATGAGCAAGATCACATGTTGGACCATCTTGCTCATGAACGCATCAATATTTTACCCAATACCTCTGGAGTGCGTACAGCGAAAGAAGCAGTTTTTGCTGCCCAACTGGCTGCTGAAGCAATGGAAACCAATTGGATCAAATTGGAGATCCATCCAGACCCAAGGTACCTTATGCCAGACCCAATTGAGACCTTGAAAGCTACTGAAGAACTGGCTAAAAAAGGATTTGTGGTTTTACCTTATATTCATGCTGACCCAGTGTTGTGTAAAAGGCTGGAAGAAGTGGGGGCATCAGCAGTAATGCCATTGGGCTCACCAATTGGAAGTAATAATGGGCTTAAGACTTTAGATTTTCTCAAGATTATCATTGAGCAAAGTACTGTTCCGGTGATTGTAGATGCCGGATTGGGTGTGCCATCGCATGCCGCTCAGGCAATGGAAATCGGCGCTGATGCAGTATTGGTCAATACTGCCATAGCTGTAGCAGGGGATCCAGTTGGAATGGCCAAAGCGTTTAAATTAGCTGTGGAAGCAGGGAGGTTGGCTTATGAATGCGGACCAGGAGCGCCTACTTTGAAAGCCAATTCTAGCAGTCCACTTACTGAGTTTTTGTCCTATGAATGA
- the thiH gene encoding 2-iminoacetate synthase ThiH: MNDFKSILDNWTPEAIQRKLDGVSTLHVEKALSKTDRNLDDFLALISPAAAPYLEVMAQKSRELTLQRFGNNMQLFAPMYLSNECQNICTYCGFSLDNKVRRKTLSDVEILKEVAALKEMGFDHILLVTGEANKTVGVDYLEHAIKLIKPYFANVSIEVQPLDQDEYERLIRCGLHSVLVYQETYYRETYKTHHPKGKKSNFDYRLETPDRLGKAGIHKVGIGCLIGLEDWRIDSYYTAMHLKYLKQKYWKTKYSISFPRLRPFSGGQEPKVIMNDRELVQLICAYRLFDPDVELSLSTRETQHFRNHAIKLGVTSVSAGSKTNPGGYAVEKQSLEQFEISDERSPNEISKLLIINGYQPVWKDWDPALQYAE; this comes from the coding sequence ATGAATGATTTCAAATCCATACTAGACAATTGGACTCCTGAAGCTATCCAAAGAAAATTGGATGGGGTTTCGACTCTCCATGTTGAGAAAGCTTTATCGAAAACAGATAGAAATTTAGATGATTTTCTGGCCTTAATTTCTCCTGCAGCGGCACCTTATTTAGAAGTCATGGCCCAAAAGAGTAGGGAGCTTACCTTGCAAAGGTTTGGAAACAATATGCAGTTGTTTGCACCCATGTATCTGTCCAATGAATGCCAAAATATATGTACTTATTGTGGCTTTAGCTTGGACAACAAAGTAAGACGAAAAACACTTTCGGACGTTGAGATTTTAAAGGAAGTAGCTGCTTTAAAAGAGATGGGGTTTGACCATATTCTACTGGTCACAGGTGAGGCCAATAAAACAGTAGGGGTGGATTATCTAGAGCATGCAATCAAATTAATCAAGCCCTATTTTGCCAATGTTAGTATTGAGGTACAACCTTTGGACCAAGATGAGTATGAGCGATTAATCAGATGCGGTTTGCATAGTGTTTTGGTATATCAAGAAACTTACTATCGGGAAACTTATAAGACGCACCACCCCAAAGGGAAGAAATCTAATTTTGATTATCGACTTGAAACGCCGGACAGGCTGGGCAAAGCGGGAATCCACAAAGTGGGAATAGGTTGTTTGATAGGGTTGGAGGATTGGCGAATTGACAGTTACTATACGGCCATGCACTTAAAGTACTTAAAGCAAAAGTATTGGAAAACTAAATATTCCATTTCATTTCCAAGATTGAGGCCTTTTTCAGGAGGGCAAGAACCAAAGGTTATCATGAATGATCGAGAATTGGTTCAACTTATCTGTGCCTACAGGCTGTTTGATCCTGATGTAGAGTTGTCACTATCTACCAGAGAAACTCAGCATTTCAGAAATCATGCCATCAAACTAGGGGTAACATCCGTAAGTGCTGGCTCCAAAACCAACCCTGGTGGTTATGCAGTGGAGAAACAGTCATTGGAACAGTTTGAGATTTCAGACGAAAGAAGTCCAAATGAAATATCAAAATTGCTCATAATTAATGGTTATCAACCTGTTTGGAAAGATTGGGACCCCGCCTTGCAATATGCAGAATAA
- the moeB gene encoding HesA/MoeB/ThiF family protein, producing MQNKDSIRYSRHYSLPGFGEEKQEKLQSSKVLIVGAGGLGCPVLQYLTAAGIGTIGLVDGDQVELSNLQRQVLYNMEDIGQSKAKVAIRKMKKLNPDISFQCFDTFIDAANIMEIMKGFDVVVDGTDNFESRYLINDAAVILGIPVVFGSILGFEGQVSVFNYGEEGPTYRCLFPEAPNPLDSPNCNELGVIGVLPGMVGTLQANEIIKICTGIGKPLSGKLLLIDALTNSQHAFGYPLNPENKEIKRLKKLHYDCSIDQSDRSIDASTFIAEEENWKNYLIDVRTQEEYKRFNRGGLNIPLQNLSSQLNQLKQMDKVLLVCLSGSRSKKALTYLSEAGFENVLHLESGYEGLKEGLNDNLS from the coding sequence ATGCAGAATAAAGATAGTATAAGGTATAGCCGACATTATTCATTGCCCGGATTTGGAGAAGAGAAACAGGAAAAGCTTCAGTCCAGCAAAGTCCTTATAGTGGGGGCTGGTGGCTTGGGCTGTCCTGTTTTGCAATACCTAACGGCAGCTGGTATAGGAACGATTGGCTTAGTGGATGGAGACCAAGTAGAATTGTCCAATTTGCAAAGACAAGTTCTTTACAACATGGAAGATATTGGTCAATCCAAAGCAAAGGTTGCTATCAGAAAGATGAAAAAATTGAATCCTGATATTAGTTTCCAATGCTTTGACACTTTCATTGATGCAGCTAATATTATGGAAATCATGAAAGGCTTTGATGTAGTAGTTGATGGTACGGATAATTTTGAATCCCGTTACCTAATTAATGATGCAGCGGTAATTCTTGGAATTCCAGTAGTGTTTGGCTCTATTTTGGGTTTTGAGGGTCAAGTAAGTGTCTTCAATTACGGTGAAGAAGGGCCGACTTATAGATGCCTATTTCCCGAAGCACCAAATCCGCTCGACAGCCCCAACTGCAATGAACTGGGGGTTATTGGAGTTTTGCCTGGAATGGTTGGAACATTACAAGCCAATGAAATCATAAAAATATGCACAGGAATTGGGAAACCTCTTTCTGGTAAATTGTTGCTCATTGATGCCTTGACCAACAGTCAGCATGCTTTCGGGTATCCTTTAAACCCGGAAAATAAGGAAATCAAAAGACTTAAAAAGCTCCATTATGATTGTTCCATTGATCAATCAGATAGAAGCATTGATGCTTCTACTTTTATTGCCGAAGAAGAAAATTGGAAAAACTACTTGATAGATGTGAGGACTCAAGAAGAATATAAACGTTTCAACAGAGGAGGACTTAACATCCCTTTACAAAATCTATCATCGCAATTAAATCAGTTAAAGCAAATGGATAAAGTGCTTTTGGTTTGCTTATCGGGATCAAGGAGTAAAAAAGCTTTGACCTATCTTAGTGAAGCTGGCTTTGAAAATGTGCTTCATCTGGAAAGTGGGTATGAAGGCCTAAAAGAGGGACTCAATGACAATTTAAGCTAG
- a CDS encoding aldo/keto reductase, which translates to MKTLSFSNGDKMPIIGLGTWQSKPGEVYEAVLEAIKIGYRHFDCAYIYKNEKEIGDAFEKAFAEGLVSREELWITSKLWNDSHKPEHVLPALEKTLHDLKLDYLDLYLIHWPLALKHGVDFPAEKADFDSLDNIPLGKTWSAMEQLLETGKVKHIGVSNFKVKKLQEVLSTAKVKPEMNQVEMHPFLQQQGLVDFCKNEGIHLTAYAPLGAAYRTKGKDGLDLPILLENDAVKSIAEAHEATPAQVVLAWGMSREIAVIPKSVNAFRIKENFDSIKLNLGKNEISSLNELEGPYRFTDGKLWTLHDSPYEFSDFWEEYS; encoded by the coding sequence ATGAAAACCTTATCTTTTAGCAATGGTGATAAAATGCCCATTATCGGATTGGGCACTTGGCAATCTAAACCAGGAGAAGTTTATGAGGCCGTTTTGGAAGCCATTAAAATAGGCTATAGGCATTTTGATTGTGCCTACATCTATAAAAATGAAAAAGAAATCGGTGATGCGTTTGAAAAGGCCTTCGCAGAAGGTTTGGTAAGTAGAGAGGAGCTTTGGATCACGTCAAAACTATGGAATGACTCACACAAGCCTGAGCATGTTTTGCCTGCTTTGGAAAAGACACTTCATGATCTCAAATTGGACTACCTCGATTTGTATCTTATCCATTGGCCTTTAGCTTTAAAGCATGGTGTGGATTTTCCTGCTGAAAAAGCTGATTTTGATTCCTTGGACAACATTCCTTTGGGTAAAACTTGGTCAGCAATGGAACAGCTTCTGGAAACGGGAAAAGTAAAACATATAGGTGTTTCCAATTTTAAGGTCAAAAAACTTCAGGAAGTGCTTTCCACTGCAAAGGTAAAACCTGAAATGAACCAAGTAGAAATGCATCCATTTTTGCAGCAGCAAGGCTTGGTGGATTTTTGTAAAAATGAAGGGATTCACCTAACTGCTTATGCGCCATTAGGAGCAGCCTATAGGACCAAAGGTAAAGATGGATTGGACCTACCTATTTTATTGGAAAATGATGCCGTCAAATCGATTGCTGAAGCTCATGAAGCTACTCCAGCTCAGGTAGTGTTGGCATGGGGAATGTCAAGAGAAATAGCTGTCATACCTAAGTCCGTGAATGCCTTCAGAATCAAGGAGAACTTTGATTCAATTAAATTGAACCTAGGTAAGAATGAAATAAGTTCCTTGAATGAACTAGAGGGACCTTACAGATTTACGGATGGAAAATTATGGACACTTCACGATAGTCCTTATGAGTTTTCGGATTTTTGGGAGGAGTACAGTTGA
- a CDS encoding OmpP1/FadL family transporter, with the protein MKEMRVSIIALFLVSFCYHICNGQTHHFWSQNYGSQSMLLNGSVIGGVSDLGAVYYNPARLALIKNPAFVISGDVYELNNYNVEDAIGTRADLKQSSFGGAPSLTAGTVKIKSLPNHSFAYAVLLRDDSNFGFNYHDEITTDIIGNIPGDELFEGEVSVINSSKDQWFGGSWSYAVKENFSVGSSVFVSKINSSKGNKYEMRALSNNGSVSIYDYNRNYQLNSYGLILKFGLAYIMENWDLGMTITTPRLKLNGKANYNYQLYFSAPPEADATETYANSYQNDLDLNLKTPLSIGLGASHNLSSKGALHLSAEYFHKVNNFDVFTANPHPMQSNLDSTVNFTLEDGYKSILNIGVGTEWYLSEKVSVYGGVSTDFNASPKNTVSFVSQNERASNLSFDANYYHFGAGTVLKFKGAEFTLGATHTSGKSKFSKPVNLPINNGPSDVITDDSGQFQWKRWQFIVSVSVPFLRDYMKKIEDKLKGNEGSN; encoded by the coding sequence ATGAAGGAAATGAGAGTATCCATTATTGCCTTATTTTTAGTTAGCTTTTGTTATCATATCTGTAACGGGCAAACCCACCATTTTTGGAGTCAAAACTATGGTAGTCAATCCATGTTACTCAATGGATCAGTAATTGGTGGTGTTTCGGATTTGGGAGCTGTTTATTATAATCCTGCCCGTTTGGCATTGATCAAAAATCCGGCTTTTGTAATCAGCGGTGATGTCTATGAACTAAATAACTATAATGTGGAAGATGCCATTGGAACAAGGGCGGATCTCAAACAATCTTCTTTTGGTGGTGCTCCAAGTCTGACTGCCGGTACAGTCAAAATTAAATCTTTGCCCAACCATTCTTTTGCCTATGCTGTCTTACTAAGAGATGATAGTAATTTTGGGTTCAATTACCACGATGAAATAACAACCGATATTATCGGAAATATTCCGGGTGACGAATTGTTTGAAGGAGAAGTCTCGGTGATCAACAGCTCAAAAGACCAATGGTTTGGTGGGAGTTGGTCCTATGCCGTTAAGGAAAATTTTAGTGTAGGCAGCTCAGTATTTGTTTCCAAAATCAATTCGAGCAAAGGTAATAAATATGAAATGAGGGCGCTGAGTAATAATGGAAGTGTAAGCATTTACGACTACAACAGAAATTACCAGTTGAACAGCTATGGGCTAATCCTTAAGTTTGGCTTAGCATATATCATGGAAAATTGGGACCTTGGTATGACCATCACCACACCACGATTGAAATTAAATGGCAAAGCAAATTACAATTATCAATTATACTTCTCCGCTCCACCTGAAGCAGATGCTACAGAAACATACGCCAACAGTTACCAAAATGATCTTGACCTAAATCTTAAAACTCCTTTGTCCATAGGTTTGGGTGCTAGTCACAATTTAAGTTCAAAAGGGGCTTTGCATCTAAGTGCAGAGTACTTTCACAAAGTGAATAATTTTGATGTATTTACAGCCAATCCTCATCCTATGCAAAGCAATCTAGACTCAACGGTGAACTTTACTTTAGAGGATGGTTATAAAAGCATATTGAACATAGGTGTAGGAACAGAGTGGTACTTAAGCGAAAAGGTAAGTGTCTATGGTGGGGTTAGTACTGATTTTAATGCTTCTCCAAAAAATACCGTAAGCTTCGTCAGTCAAAATGAAAGAGCTTCCAATTTATCCTTCGATGCCAATTATTATCATTTTGGAGCGGGAACTGTGCTTAAATTCAAAGGTGCTGAATTTACCCTTGGGGCTACTCATACCAGTGGAAAAAGTAAATTTAGTAAACCTGTTAATCTTCCAATCAATAACGGTCCATCTGATGTGATCACAGACGACTCAGGTCAATTTCAATGGAAACGATGGCAATTTATTGTTTCTGTATCTGTGCCATTCTTAAGGGACTATATGAAAAAAATAGAGGATAAACTAAAAGGCAATGAAGGAAGCAATTAG
- a CDS encoding HEAT repeat domain-containing protein: MAANIDLLIDKMCDKKEEEAYIYADELAEIGGEEVLNKLLMVLKGEDIESAYLAARALSAMENNQEALAPLLEVIHDKNNKMKNGTFVQALEGFDLSEKFVDILRIYLFGNFKASFLAKDYLDYTEFDITPRTIKKAEKHWKHYQNNSKQDEAFEIKKEETESILNDLKAMFDE, from the coding sequence ATGGCAGCAAATATTGACCTTTTGATAGATAAAATGTGTGACAAGAAGGAAGAAGAAGCCTACATCTATGCGGATGAACTGGCTGAAATAGGAGGGGAGGAAGTATTGAACAAGCTATTGATGGTATTAAAAGGAGAGGATATTGAGAGTGCTTATTTAGCGGCTCGCGCACTGTCTGCTATGGAAAATAACCAAGAAGCACTGGCTCCATTATTGGAAGTGATTCATGACAAAAACAATAAAATGAAGAACGGAACTTTTGTTCAAGCTTTGGAGGGTTTTGACTTGAGTGAGAAGTTTGTAGACATTTTGAGAATCTATTTATTCGGGAATTTTAAAGCCTCTTTTTTGGCCAAAGACTACCTTGATTACACTGAATTTGATATTACTCCAAGGACCATAAAAAAGGCTGAAAAACACTGGAAGCATTATCAGAACAATAGCAAACAAGACGAGGCTTTCGAAATCAAAAAAGAAGAAACAGAATCCATCCTTAATGATCTCAAAGCCATGTTTGATGAATAG
- a CDS encoding NIPSNAP family protein, which translates to MKIKLLFAFILVFSVNILNGSAQEKPKRSVFEIKIYHLSSSSQEKTVDQFLENTYIPAMHEKGIKHIGVFKPLKSDSLSGKRIYVFTPYTSAEEYMDIASTLHLEKGMEYPLATHENPPFDRFESILLKAFSGMPGYGTPQLTGPKEDRIYELRSYESATEKLFHNKVKMFNSGEVEIFDRLDFNAVFYGEVVAGPKMPNLMYMTSFDNLDAEKAAWKSFGSDAEWIKLRDDQQFQNNVSHIDITLLHPASYSEL; encoded by the coding sequence ATGAAAATTAAGTTATTGTTTGCCTTTATTTTGGTTTTTTCCGTGAATATTTTGAATGGATCGGCACAAGAGAAACCCAAGAGAAGTGTTTTTGAAATCAAGATTTACCATCTATCCTCTTCCTCTCAGGAGAAAACCGTTGATCAATTCCTGGAGAACACCTATATCCCGGCGATGCATGAAAAGGGAATCAAGCACATTGGAGTTTTTAAACCGTTAAAATCAGATAGTTTAAGTGGAAAAAGAATCTATGTCTTTACACCATATACCAGTGCTGAGGAATACATGGATATCGCTTCTACCTTACATTTGGAAAAAGGCATGGAGTATCCTCTAGCCACACATGAAAACCCTCCTTTTGATCGCTTTGAATCTATTCTTCTCAAAGCTTTTAGTGGCATGCCCGGTTATGGCACCCCCCAATTGACTGGACCTAAAGAAGATAGGATTTATGAGTTGAGAAGTTACGAAAGTGCTACCGAAAAGCTGTTTCACAACAAAGTAAAGATGTTCAACAGTGGTGAAGTGGAAATCTTTGACAGACTTGACTTCAATGCCGTCTTTTATGGTGAAGTGGTTGCAGGACCTAAAATGCCAAACCTGATGTATATGACTTCTTTTGATAATTTGGACGCAGAAAAGGCTGCTTGGAAGTCATTCGGCAGTGATGCTGAATGGATCAAACTAAGAGATGATCAGCAGTTCCAGAATAATGTTTCCCATATTGATATTACGCTTTTACATCCAGCAAGCTATTCAGAGCTATAA
- a CDS encoding cold-shock protein: protein MARSNNSFIKKQKADKKAKKRKEKLENRLERKQQETSGKLEDMIAYVDEFGNITDTPPEPPTEKDDKKKPKRENE from the coding sequence ATGGCAAGATCGAACAATAGCTTTATCAAAAAGCAAAAGGCAGACAAAAAAGCAAAGAAGAGAAAAGAGAAACTAGAAAACCGTTTGGAAAGAAAGCAACAAGAAACCAGTGGAAAACTGGAAGATATGATTGCTTATGTTGATGAGTTTGGTAACATCACCGACACTCCCCCTGAGCCTCCTACTGAAAAGGATGATAAGAAGAAGCCAAAAAGAGAAAACGAATAG